A window of Brachybacterium fresconis contains these coding sequences:
- a CDS encoding acetyl/propionyl/methylcrotonyl-CoA carboxylase subunit alpha: MPARSSKPRPLSTVLIANRGEIAVRVARACRDAGLRSVAVYADPDRDALHTQIADEAYALGGTTAASSYLVVDKILDIAHRSGADAIHPGYGFLSERADFAQAVIDAGLTWIGPPPSAIEKLGDKVSARHIAQKAGAPLVAGTKDPVQNSDEVVDFARANGLPIAIKAAFGGGGRGLKVAREESEVRELFDSAVREATAAFGRGECFVERYLDAPRHVETQCLADMHGTVQVVSTRDCSLQRRHQKLVEEAPAPFLSSQQNAQLISSSKAILREAGYVGAGTCEFLVGADGTISFLEVNTRLQVEHPVTEEVAGVDLVREQLRIAAGETISAQDPVSRGHSFEFRINGEDPGRGFMPAPGRIQRYDLPSGPGVRIESGVRAGDEISGAFDSMLAKLVITGATRQEALERSRRALAEFRIDGLPTVLPFHRTVVEDPAFAPADPEEPFTVHTRWIETAFHNDLPAAPLPAQPDEPEDREAVVVEVDGRRVEISLPASLRAPQQPVHQRRKRSHRGVGESAAGGNAVTAPMQGTIVKIVAEEGQSVADGDLLVVLEAMKMEQPITAHRSGIVKNLAAEIGATVSAGAVLCQIED; the protein is encoded by the coding sequence ATGCCCGCACGCTCCTCCAAGCCCCGCCCCCTGTCCACGGTGCTGATCGCCAACCGTGGAGAGATCGCGGTGCGGGTCGCCCGAGCCTGCCGGGATGCCGGGCTCCGTTCGGTCGCCGTGTACGCCGATCCGGACCGCGACGCCCTGCACACGCAGATCGCCGACGAGGCCTACGCCCTGGGCGGCACCACCGCCGCCAGCTCCTACCTGGTCGTCGACAAGATCCTGGACATCGCCCACCGCTCCGGGGCCGACGCGATCCATCCCGGCTACGGATTCCTCTCCGAGCGCGCCGACTTCGCCCAGGCCGTCATCGACGCCGGGCTGACCTGGATCGGCCCGCCCCCGTCGGCCATCGAGAAGCTCGGCGACAAGGTCTCGGCCCGCCACATCGCCCAGAAGGCCGGCGCGCCGCTGGTCGCCGGCACCAAGGATCCCGTCCAGAACTCCGACGAGGTCGTGGACTTCGCCCGCGCCAACGGGCTGCCGATCGCCATCAAGGCCGCCTTCGGCGGCGGCGGCCGCGGCCTGAAGGTCGCCCGGGAGGAGTCCGAGGTGCGCGAGCTGTTCGACTCCGCCGTGCGCGAGGCGACGGCCGCCTTCGGACGCGGCGAATGCTTCGTGGAGCGCTACCTCGACGCACCCCGGCACGTGGAGACCCAGTGCCTCGCGGACATGCACGGCACCGTCCAGGTGGTCTCCACCCGGGACTGCTCCCTGCAGCGCCGTCATCAGAAGCTGGTCGAGGAGGCGCCCGCGCCCTTCCTCTCCTCCCAGCAGAACGCGCAGCTGATCTCCTCCTCCAAGGCCATCCTGCGCGAGGCCGGATACGTCGGGGCCGGCACCTGCGAGTTCCTCGTCGGGGCCGACGGCACCATCTCCTTCCTCGAGGTCAACACGCGCCTGCAGGTGGAGCACCCCGTGACCGAGGAGGTCGCCGGCGTCGACCTGGTGCGCGAGCAGCTGCGCATCGCCGCCGGCGAGACCATCTCCGCACAGGATCCCGTCTCGCGCGGGCACTCCTTCGAGTTCCGCATCAACGGCGAGGACCCGGGTCGCGGCTTCATGCCCGCCCCCGGCCGGATCCAGCGCTACGACCTGCCCTCCGGCCCCGGTGTGCGCATCGAATCGGGCGTGCGCGCGGGAGACGAGATCTCCGGCGCCTTCGACTCCATGCTGGCCAAGCTCGTGATCACCGGCGCCACCCGGCAGGAGGCTCTCGAGCGCTCCCGTCGGGCGCTGGCCGAGTTCCGCATCGACGGCCTCCCGACGGTCCTGCCCTTCCACCGGACGGTGGTCGAGGACCCGGCCTTCGCCCCGGCCGACCCGGAGGAGCCCTTCACCGTCCACACCCGCTGGATCGAGACCGCCTTCCACAACGATCTCCCGGCCGCCCCGCTGCCCGCTCAGCCCGACGAGCCCGAGGATCGCGAGGCCGTCGTGGTCGAGGTCGACGGCCGCCGGGTCGAGATCAGCCTCCCCGCCTCCCTGCGCGCGCCGCAGCAGCCGGTGCACCAGCGCCGCAAGCGCAGCCACCGCGGGGTGGGCGAGTCCGCCGCCGGAGGCAACGCGGTGACGGCACCCATGCAGGGGACCATCGTGAAGATCGTCGCCGAGGAGGGCCAGAGCGTGGCCGACGGCGACCTGCTGGTCGTCCTCGAGGCGATGAAGATGGAGCAGCCCATCACGGCGCACCGCTCCGGGATCGTCAAGAACCTGGCCGCCGAGATCGGCGCGACCGTCTCGGCGGGCGCCGTGCTCTGCCAGATCGAGGACTGA
- a CDS encoding Maf family protein translates to MTTPSTPLPEPDAVTGLPDHDPLLLLASASAGRRATLRAARIEHGTLPVDLDEEAILAAARERAAATGDPEDALTPAEEVLLLAREKALAATARSEGGYVVLGGDSMLELDGVSIGKPHTPERAARRWREMRGRTATLHSGHWLVDDRDEADGGTAATFGATASCRVTFAEVTDEEIDAYVATGEPLGVAGGFTLDGVAGPFVEGVEGDPHAVVGLSLPLLRRMLGEIGIAVHELWDEALPASAAGDSPATTPPPATA, encoded by the coding sequence ATGACGACGCCGTCCACGCCCCTCCCGGAGCCCGATGCGGTGACCGGCCTGCCGGACCACGATCCGCTGCTGCTGCTCGCCTCCGCCTCGGCCGGCCGCCGCGCCACGCTGCGTGCCGCCCGCATCGAGCACGGCACCCTGCCGGTCGACCTCGACGAGGAGGCGATCCTCGCGGCGGCCCGCGAGCGCGCCGCCGCCACCGGAGATCCCGAGGACGCCCTCACGCCTGCTGAGGAGGTGCTGCTGCTGGCCCGCGAGAAGGCGCTGGCCGCGACCGCCCGCAGCGAGGGCGGCTACGTGGTGCTCGGCGGCGACTCGATGCTCGAGCTCGACGGCGTCTCCATCGGCAAGCCCCACACCCCCGAGCGGGCCGCCCGGCGCTGGCGGGAGATGCGGGGACGCACGGCGACCCTGCACTCCGGGCACTGGCTGGTCGACGACCGCGACGAGGCCGACGGCGGCACGGCGGCGACCTTCGGGGCCACCGCGAGCTGCCGCGTCACCTTCGCGGAGGTGACCGACGAGGAGATCGACGCCTATGTCGCCACCGGCGAGCCCCTCGGCGTGGCCGGAGGATTCACCCTCGACGGCGTGGCAGGGCCGTTCGTCGAAGGCGTCGAGGGCGACCCGCACGCCGTCGTCGGCCTCTCCCTGCCGCTGCTGCGCCGGATGCTGGGCGAGATCGGCATCGCCGTCCACGAGCTGTGGGATGAGGCACTGCCCGCCAGCGCCGCCGGGGACTCCCCCGCCACCACGCCGCCGCCTGCGACCGCGTGA